A portion of the Megalobrama amblycephala isolate DHTTF-2021 linkage group LG23, ASM1881202v1, whole genome shotgun sequence genome contains these proteins:
- the LOC125259232 gene encoding uncharacterized protein LOC125259232, with amino-acid sequence MKRVQQDTTPSHADRETQSGQRMLFTGPDGIGDFRPRLDYFPRSIGIGPLSPDATSDLNYLFRPAADASPSLPKHRCTGEVGWGLQYSTALNRRTVINNKQYEPSISCAGRSNSQPIVSKHTPVTTEGRVRLPPAPPITLDGDEFHWQEMARVDGEKAFLL; translated from the exons ATGAAGAGGGTACAACAGGACACCACACCTTCTCATGCAGATAGAGAAACTCAGTCTGGACAGAGAATGCTGTTCACAG GACCAGATGGCATTGGAGATTTCCGTCCCAGATTGGACTATTTCCCCCGCAGCATTGGAATCGGCCCGTTATCTCCAGACGCCACGAGTGATCTCAACTACCTCTTCCGGCCTGCAGCTGACGCGAGCCCGTCGTTACCGAAACACCGCTGCACCGGAGAAGTGGGCTGGGGTCTGCAGTACTCCACTGCACTCAATAGGCGGACTGTCATCAACAACAAACAATATGag CCTTCAATCAGCTGTGCAGGACGGAGCAACTCCCAGCCCATTGTGAGCAAACACACACCAGTAACCACAGAGGGAAGGGTTAGATTACCACCAGCTCCCCCTATTACTCTAGATGGTGATGAGTTTCACTGGCAGGAAATGGCTAGAGTGGATGGAGAGAAAGCTTTTCTCCTCTAG